A window of Castanea sativa cultivar Marrone di Chiusa Pesio chromosome 1, ASM4071231v1 contains these coding sequences:
- the LOC142622796 gene encoding uncharacterized protein LOC142622796 isoform X2 produces MVVIEVEESNVNPPKPAPSSTSHNASDGFETASEGELPSDDDNDNDGDATNTVNAQQQQEDHQIVPPQPQPEEHDEADSSSQNDDALQQQRALEQANDAKALEQANDAKALEQANDAKALEQANDAKVEGNKLFGDGQFEEALSQYELALQVAPDMPSSSELRSICHANCAICYTKLGKYDQTIKECTKSLELNPTYMKSLVRRGEAHEKLEHFEEAIADMKKILELDPSNDQARKTIRRLEPLAAEKREKMKEEMISKLKDMGNSLLGRFGMSVDNFKAVKDPNTGSYSVSFQR; encoded by the exons atggtggtgATAGAAGTGGAAGAGAGCAACGTGAATCCTCCAAAACCAGCACCATCATCGACATcgcacaacgcctccgatggcTTCGAAACTGCCAGCGAGGGCGAGCTACCCAGCGACGACGACAATGACAATGACGGTGATGCAACCAACACCGTAAAcgcacaacaacaacaagaggACCACCAGATTGTTCCTCCACAACCTCAACCTGAAGAACACGACGAAGCCGACTCTTCTTCCCAAAACGACGACGCACTCCAACAACAG AGAGCCTTAGAGCAAGCAAATGATGCGAAAGCCTTAGAGCAAGCAAATGATGCAAAAGCCTTAGAGCAAGCAAATGATGCAAAAGCCCTAGAGCAAGCAAATGATGCGAAAGTGGAAGGAAATAAGTTGTTTGGAGATGGGCAGTTTGAGGAGGCGCTCTCACAGTATGAGCTTGCTTTACAAGTTGCACCAGATATGCCTTCCTCTTCAGAATTACGCTCCATATGCCATGCAAATTGCGCAATATGTTATACGAAACTG ggaaAATATGATCAAACAATCAAGGAATGCACAAAATCATTAGAACTAAATCCTACATATATGAAGTCTCTGGTTAGAAGAGGAGAGGCCCATGAAAAGCTTGAACATTTTGAGGAGGCTATTGCTG ATATGAAAAAAATCTTGGAATTGGATCCTTCAAATGACCAAGCTAGGAAAACTATTCGCCGCTTGGAGCCGTTAGCTGCAGAAAAGCGAGAAAAGATGAAGGAAGAGATGATTT CAAAGCTGAAAGATATGGGCAACTCTTTATTGGGCCGCTTCGGGATGAGTGTTGACAACTTCAAGGCAGTCAAAGATCCAAACACTGGTTCTTATTCCGTTTCGTTCCAACGTTAG
- the LOC142622796 gene encoding uncharacterized protein LOC142622796 isoform X1: MVVIEVEESNVNPPKPAPSSTSHNASDGFETASEGELPSDDDNDNDGDATNTVNAQQQQEDHQIVPPQPQPEEHDEADSSSQNDDALQQQQRALEQANDAKALEQANDAKALEQANDAKALEQANDAKVEGNKLFGDGQFEEALSQYELALQVAPDMPSSSELRSICHANCAICYTKLGKYDQTIKECTKSLELNPTYMKSLVRRGEAHEKLEHFEEAIADMKKILELDPSNDQARKTIRRLEPLAAEKREKMKEEMISKLKDMGNSLLGRFGMSVDNFKAVKDPNTGSYSVSFQR, translated from the exons atggtggtgATAGAAGTGGAAGAGAGCAACGTGAATCCTCCAAAACCAGCACCATCATCGACATcgcacaacgcctccgatggcTTCGAAACTGCCAGCGAGGGCGAGCTACCCAGCGACGACGACAATGACAATGACGGTGATGCAACCAACACCGTAAAcgcacaacaacaacaagaggACCACCAGATTGTTCCTCCACAACCTCAACCTGAAGAACACGACGAAGCCGACTCTTCTTCCCAAAACGACGACGCACTCCAACAACAG caGAGAGCCTTAGAGCAAGCAAATGATGCGAAAGCCTTAGAGCAAGCAAATGATGCAAAAGCCTTAGAGCAAGCAAATGATGCAAAAGCCCTAGAGCAAGCAAATGATGCGAAAGTGGAAGGAAATAAGTTGTTTGGAGATGGGCAGTTTGAGGAGGCGCTCTCACAGTATGAGCTTGCTTTACAAGTTGCACCAGATATGCCTTCCTCTTCAGAATTACGCTCCATATGCCATGCAAATTGCGCAATATGTTATACGAAACTG ggaaAATATGATCAAACAATCAAGGAATGCACAAAATCATTAGAACTAAATCCTACATATATGAAGTCTCTGGTTAGAAGAGGAGAGGCCCATGAAAAGCTTGAACATTTTGAGGAGGCTATTGCTG ATATGAAAAAAATCTTGGAATTGGATCCTTCAAATGACCAAGCTAGGAAAACTATTCGCCGCTTGGAGCCGTTAGCTGCAGAAAAGCGAGAAAAGATGAAGGAAGAGATGATTT CAAAGCTGAAAGATATGGGCAACTCTTTATTGGGCCGCTTCGGGATGAGTGTTGACAACTTCAAGGCAGTCAAAGATCCAAACACTGGTTCTTATTCCGTTTCGTTCCAACGTTAG